In Scomber japonicus isolate fScoJap1 chromosome 19, fScoJap1.pri, whole genome shotgun sequence, a single genomic region encodes these proteins:
- the dmtn gene encoding dematin: MQKVEGRVTPVNLPSSRGPSTPGSPATGIVARVNDQVVGYRDLAALPRDKAILQVERPDLMTYQPHLTFSPLDQPRRERSLSPPSTSPHMSPGMKGRRAESESGSPGGSTLQLQGERKISISLQHFHRPDNGTNIYRKPPIYKHDGNKHGDGSGVIQSAKFPAAQPPDPSQPSKIETEYWPCPPSLASMEIEWNKKKLQEQEEDEFEDLTDEAEMLREQELEKIKSNLGRLILKEEKEKAVQFRRKTQSLPDRTHMHTSEALQRVYSSGLTRMQSAEFSTDGDKGQPENGEARRERMDRGNSLPSILEQKVFPYEALVVTHRGRSKLPPGVDRTRLERHLTPEQFEELFGMSIVEFDRLSLWRRNELKKKAQLF, from the exons ATGCAGAAG GTGGAGGGACGGGTCACCCCGGTTAACCTGCCTTCGTCCAGGGGCCCAAGCACCCCGGGGTCTCCTGCCACTGGCATCGTG gcccGTGTGAACGACCAGGTGGTGGGTTACAGGGACCTCGCTGCTCTGCCCAGAGATAAAGCCATCCTGCAGGTGGAGAGACCCGACTTGATGACCTACCAACCACACCTGACCTTCTCCCCACTCGACCAGCCACGcagagag cgctctctgtctcctccctccACTTCTCCTCACATGTCCCCCGGG atgaAGGGACGCAGAGCAGAAAGTGAGAGCGGCTCCCCCGGAGGATCAACGCTGCAACTGCAGGGCGAACGCAAGATCAGCATCAGCCTGCAGCATTTCCATAGGCCAG ATAACGGCACCAACATCTACAGGAAACCTCCCATCTATAAACATG ACGGAAACAAACACGGGGACGGCAGCGGCGTCATCCAGTCAGCAAAGTTTCCAGCAGCTCAGCCTCCAGATCCAAGCCAGCCGTCCAAGATCGAGACTGAGTACTGGCCCTGCCCCCCCTCACTGGCTTCCatgg AGATCGAGTGGAACAAGAAGAAgctgcaggagcaggaggaagacgAGTTTGAAGACCTGACAGATGAAGCCGAGATGCTGCGAGAACAGGAGCTGGAAAAG ATCAAGTCCAACCTGGGCCGCCTGATcctgaaggaggagaaagagaaagccgTTCAGTTCAGGAGGAAGACGCAGTCGCTGCCCGAcagaacacacatgcacaccagtGAGGCTCTGCAGCGTGTTTACT CCTCAGGACTGACCAGA ATGCAGTCGGCAGAGTTTTCCACAGATGGAGATAAAGGACAGCCAG ag aacgGCGAGGCTCGGAGGGagaggatggacagaggaaacTCGTTGCCGAGTATCTTGGAGCAGAAG GTGTTTCCGTATGAGGCGCTGGTCGTGACCCACAGGGGGCGCTCTAAGCTGCCGCCCGGCGTCGACCGCACTCGGCTGGAG cgtCACCTGACCCCGGAGCAGTTCGAGGAGTTGTTCGGGATGTCGATTGTGGAGTTCGACCGCCTCTCTCTGTGGAGACGAAACGAACTGAAGAAGAAGGCCCAGCTTTTCTAA